A segment of the Candidatus Brevundimonas phytovorans genome:
CGGCGGGATCGGCCGCCAGCAGGCCTTGCAGCGCTTGGGGCGCAGCCTCCCAGCCGCACAGATCGGCGTGACCGAAGGCTGAGGCGCGGGCAGCCTCGATGGCGGCGGCGTCGAAGCCCAGGCGCGGCAGCAGGTCGGCGCCGTCCTCGACCGACAGGCCCAGAACATCGCCGATGAATCCCGCGTCCAGGACGGGTGGGGCGAAGACCGCAGACAACTGGTCGGTCTGTCCCAGAGCGAGCTCGACGGCCTCAAGCTCGACATCGGTGAAGCCCAGGTCGCGCAGCGCCGAATGGTTGACCCCTGGCGCGCCGATCAGGGTACGACGGCCGAACAGGCGGCGCTCGGCGTCCTCGACGTCGCCGCCGGCGCGAGCGATGGCGCGGGCCAGCGAGGGACGCAGACGACGCTCAGTCTCGCCGTCCTCGGTCTGGAACAGGTCGGTCGCGGCGAAGGGCGAGGCGCCGAGGCGCAGTTCCAGTTCGGCGTCGCGCACGAACAGGTTGATGGCGGCGTGACGGCGACCGCCGCGTTTCAGCGTCTTGACGTCCTGACCGCGCTGGGCGGCGGCGTCCACGACCTCGTCGCTGACGGCGTCCCATTCGGCGCAGGGACCAAGCCGGGCGGCGAGGTCCGCCGAGGCGGCGTTGGCGGCGGCGGACAGTCGCGCGCCAATCGAGACGGCGAGAGCGGTCGCGTCGTCGGCGTTGGTCGCGAGGACCCAGTCGGCCAGACCAGACAGGCCAATGGCGATGGGGCGCACGGCGTCGCGTCGGCCGGCGTCGGCGGAGACGCCGATGGCTGTCTCGATCTCCAGCGCAATGACCCAGAGGCGGCTCAGATCGTCCAGAGCCTCATCGAAGCCCTCGCCGGTGAAGGCGGCCAGGGCGGGCAGGTGGAGGGCGGTCCGGGCCTCCAGGGCGGCGTCGGACAGGGCCTCGGCGTCGCGGGGCGTGAAGGTCAGGGCCAGATCGCCTTCCAGCGCGGCCTCGGCCACCGCGGCGGCTTCGGGACCGCCCGAGGCGATGCTGTCGCGCGGAGCGAGGACGGGCGTGAGGCCGTGTCGAGTCGGGGCGGGCGCGGCGATAACGGGGCTTTCACCCTCGACGGCGCGGATGATGTCGGCGTCGCCGGCGCCGCAGCGGCGGGCGGTCAGAGCGGCGCGGGCCAGGGCGGGGTTGGCGGACGGATCGGCGCAGGCGTCGCGCGGGCCTTGGCAGCGGTCCACGGCGTCGGCGACACCCGCGAGCGCTTCCGACAGGGCCTCCGCGGCCTGGGCGGCCAGACGCGCGCCGCGACGGGCCGCAGTCAGGTCGGCCAGACGCCGCGTGGCGCCCGGTTCGCTGAGGGAGAGGTAGGCGTCAGCGGAAGGACGCTCGGCGGCGCCGGGCGCAGCAAGACCGAGGAGCAGGGAGGCCCAAAGCTCGTCGGTGAAGGTCTCGGCGTCGTCGGCGCTGTCGAACAGACCCAGTTCCCGGCCCCAGGCGCCGAGGCGATGGGCCCAGCGGTCGGCGGCGCCGCCCAGCAAGGCCGCATGATCTTCGTCCAGAGCGGCGACGTCCTGCGGCAGGTCGGTCGGCAGGCTGTCGGCCCAGTCCAGCCAGGCTTCCACGCGAGCATCGGACCAGTCGGCGGGCGCCAGCATCGACGTCACGACGCCAGGGCGTTCAATCCGACGGGGTTCAAGCGCCACGGTGGCGGCGAGGGGGGCGAAACGGGCCTTGATGCGCATCTGACGTCTCCGCGCGTGTCCTGATCAGCACATTAACGACGCCTCAAAAGTCGTTTCAATAAATCTTGGGCCTTTGGGGCGTGTTACCCCCAAGATGTTGATGTCGAGCGGCGACGCTGTGCGCTTCGCTCGGACTGGACGCGGACGGCTGCGGTTTCTATGATCGCGCTTGCGTCGTCGGACCTCCCCGAGCGGCGGGATACAAGTGAGTACGACGACGTGCTGAGCAAGATCTTCACCTGGTGGAACGGCGCCACGATCGGCACCCTGTTCACCGTCGGCAAGCGCGGCCAACTGGTCGGCACGGACGAATTCGGCAACCGCTATTACCAGTCGCGCGACAACGTCAGCTATGACGGCCGCAAGCGCCGCTGGGTCATCTATGACGGCTATGCCGAGGCGACCAAGGTTCCGCCGGAATGGCAGGGCTGGCTGCGCTACACCTATGACGAGACCCCGGCCGAAAAGCCGCTGCCGCGCCGCGCCTGGGAAAAGGATCACCTGCCCAACATGACCGGCACGCCGATGGCGTGGCGACCGCAGGGTTCGCTGGTCAATGAAGGCAAGCGTCCCGCCGCCACCGGCGACTATCAGGCCTGGAGCCCGGAATGACCGCACGCCGCCTCCTGCTCGTCGGCGTGGCCGCAGCGGGACTGGCGGTCGCGGGCGCCGGCATGGCCAGCGCCCTGATGGATCTGCCGCAGGACGCGGTTCCGATCCAGGACCCGGTCGGTGATGCGCTGCGGGACGCCAACCGGGCGCCTGTCCAAGCCCCTTCACCCCAAACTCCGGCGACGCCGGCGTCGCCTTCGACCGTTCCGACGGCGGCCCCCGGCGCGCCTGTCGTCGTGGCGACGCCTGAGGCCGAGATCGCGGCGGTTCAGGAAGACGTTCCTCCGGAAGTCGAGGCCGTGGCGCCCAAGCCTGTGCCTGAGGCCGTGGCCACACCCGGTCGCCGCCAGCGTCGGCCCGTGGCGATCATTCAGGCCATCGACAAGGTCACGGCCGAATCGATGCTGTTCGAGGTCGAGGTCGGCGGCCGCCCGGTGCGCTTCAACAAGACCCTGATCTTCAGCGCGCGCGCCTGCGAGGTTTCGGCCTCGGACGAGCAGACCGAGGACGCCATCGCCTACCTGGAAGTCGGGGTTCAGCCGCGCGGCATCGCCGTGCCGACCGAGGCCCGCCAGATCTTCAAGGGCTGGATGTTCGCCTCGTCGCCGGCCATCAGCGGCCTGCAACACCCGATCTACGACGCCTGGGTGGTCGGCTGTAAGGCATAGGTCACGGCCTCCGCGCCTGTCAGGGGCGCGGTCAGGGCCGACTTGTCCGGGGTCAGGCGCAGGGCGGGCTTGAGCAGCCGCAGATAGGCCGCCTGCGGCGTCTCGACGGCGCCGAACTGGCTGAGATGCTCGGTCAGGAACTGGGCGTCCAGCAGGCTCCAGCCGCCCAGCCGCAGCCGCGCCACGAGATGCACCAGGGCGACCTTTGACGCATCGCGCGCCCGGCTGAACATGCTCTCGCCGAAGAAGGCGCCGCCTAGCGTCACGCCGTAGAGACCCCCGACCAGAACCTCGTCCTGCCAGCACTCGATACTGTGGGCGTGGCCGCGCGCGTGCAGTTCCAGATAGAGGCGGCGGATCGGATCATTGATCCAGGTGTCCTCGCGTCCCGGCATGGAGGCGGCGCAGGCGTCCAGCACGGCATTGAAGGCCGTATCGACGCGCACCTGATAGGGCTCGCCCCGAACGGTGCGGCGCAGGCGCGTGGGAATGTGGAAGCGATCCAGCGGCACGACGCCCCGCTGGTCCGGCTCGACCAGGAAGACGCGCGGATCGTCGCGCGCTTCGGCCATGGGGAAGACGCCCCGAGCGTAGCAGGCCAGCAACGCCTCGGGTCCGAAGACGCTGGAGGGGCTGCTGGCGCTGAACTCGGGTTCGTCCAAGAGGGGTTAGGCCTTGGCCTTCTGGGCGGCGGCCCACTTTTCCAGCCAGTGGATGTCATAGTCGCCCGACAGGATGTCCGGCTCCTGCAACAGCTTCTGGAACAGGGGAATGGTGGTGTCGACGCCGCCGATGACCATCTCGCCCAGCGAACGCTTGAGGCGAGCCAGGGCTTCCTCGCGATCGCGGCCATGCACGATCAGCTTGCCGATCAGGCTGTCGTAGTAGGGCGGGATCGAATAGCCGGCGTAGATGGCGCTATCCAGACGCACGCCCAGGCCGCCGGGGGCGTGGAAGTCCGTGATGGTGCCGGGCGACGGGGTGAAGGTCTCGGCGTTTTCAGCGTTGATCCGCACCTCGATGGCGTGGCCTTCGAAATGGATGTCCTCTTGCGTGAAGGACAGCGGCAGGCCGGCGGCGATGCGGATTTGTTCGCGGACCAGATCGACGCCCGTGATCATTTCCGTGACCGGGTGTTCGACCTGCAGGCGGGTGTTCATCTCGATGAAGAAGAACTCGCCGTCCTCCCACAGGAACTCGATGGTGCCGACGCCCAGGTAGCCGATGGCGGCGATGGCCTTGTTGACCGTCTCACCGATGGCCTTGCGGCCTTCCGCCGACAGGGCGGGCGAGGGGGCTTCTTCCAGCACCTTCTGGTGGCGGCGTTGCAGCGAGCAGTCGCGCTCGCCCAGATGGACCACGTTGCCGTGGCTGTCGGCGATGACCTGGATCTCGATGTGGCGCGGCTTCTGGAGGTAGCGCTCCATATAGACGGCGCCGTTGCCGAAGGCGGCCTTGGCCTCGGTCTGAGCCGTCTGCACGGCCTCGACCAGATCATCGGCGGTCAGGGCGACCTTCATGCCGCGTCCGCCGCCGCCAGCGGCCGCCTTGACGATCAGGGGGAAGCCGATGGTCTTGGACGCCTCGATGGCGGCTTCGACGGTTTCGACCTCGCCGTCAGAGCCGGGGACGACGGGAATGCCCGCCTCCATGACCGTCTTCTTGGCGGTGATCTTGTCGCCCATGACCCGGATATGGTCGGGCTTGGGACCGATGAAGGTCAGGCCGTGGGCCTCGATGATCTCGGCGAAGCGGGCGTTCTCGGACAGGAAGCCATAGCCCGGGTGGATCGCCTGGGCGCCGGTGATTTCCGCCGCCGCGATGATCTGCGGGATGTTCAGATAGGACTTGGCCGCCGGCGCGGGGCCGATGCAGACGCTTTCGTCAGCCAGCCGCACCCACATGGCGCCGCGATCGGCCTCGGAGTGCACGGCGACGGTGGAAATGCCCATCTCCTTGCACGCCCGGTGGATGCGCAGGGCGATTTCGCCGCGGTTGGCGATCAGGACCTTGGTGAACATATCGGGTCTCAGGCTTCCAGCAGGACCAGAGCTTCGCCGTATTCGACGGGCTGGGCGTCGCCGACCAGGATTTCCGCCACGACGCCGTCGCGCGGCGCCTGGATCGGGTTCATGGTCTTCATGGCTTCAACGATCAGCAGGGTCTGGCCCTTCTTGACCTTGTCGCCCGGCTTCACGAACTGGGGGGCTTCCGGCGAGGCTTGCAGGTAGGCGGTGCCGACCATAGGCGACTTCACTTCTTCACCCTTGCGCGAAACCATGGTGGCCGGGTCTGACGGCATGGCGGCCGGAGCAGCGGCGGCGGGCGCGGCCTGCGCGACCGGCGCGGCGGCGTACTGGATCGGCGTAGCGGCCGTCATGGTGATTTCGCGGGCGACGCGGATACGCAGTTCGCCGCGCTCGACCTCGATCTCGGTCAGGTCGGTTTCGTTGAGGATGTCGGCCAGGCTGCGGATCAGGCCGGCGTCGATGCCTTCGTTCTTGTGCTTGTCGTCGGACATGGGGGTCTCTTCTACTTGATCTTCTTGCGGCGCGAGGGGGTCAGCCCTGAGCCCCGGCGCGGCGCGCCAGGTCCAGAGCGGCCCGGACGGCCAGTTCGTAGCTGCGGGGACCGAAGCCGGCGATGACGCCGGTCGCGGCCAGGGAAACATAGGAATGATGCCGGAACGCCTCGCGGGCGGCGGGGTTCGACAGGTGGCATTCGACGACCGGGAGGCTCAACGTTTTCAACGCGTCCAGCAGGGCCACCGAGGTATGGGTAAAGGCGGCGGGGTTGATGACCAGGGCGCTGGCCTCGCTCCGGGCTTCCTGAATCCAGTCGACCAGTTGGCCCTCGTGATTCGATTGCCTGAAGACGACGCGCGCGCCGCCGGCCGCCGCCTCACACATGGCCTGCACGTCGGCCAGGGTCTCATGGCCATAGATATCCGGCTCCCGAACCCCGAGAAGGTTCAGGTTGGGGCCGTTCAGGACGTAGAGAGTCAGGGTTTCGGGCATTCGCTCGCAAAACAGGCGCGCCGTGTCCGCGCGGAATCGAGCGCGCGTTGTAGCTCAGGTGTGGCGCGGCGCAAAGCGGGCCGTTGAAAAGGTTGACGCCGGGGCAGGTGCAGCACGGCGCAGGAGGCTCGGAGGCGCTCTCAGGCGGGCGCTGTCAGCGTCCGTTAAGGGTGGTTAGCAGCCGTTCGCAGCGTCCCGCCCCAGCCACCGGTAGCGGACGCCAACGGAAGCCGGTCTGGACACACTCCGGTCCTCTGTCGCTCGTCGCGCAAAATAAGTGATTTCGATTAGATCATCGTCCAGCCAACGCACGTCGAGATGACAAACTCTCTCTAGACTAGCAACTCGCTCGCTCATCCGTAGCGAAGCACCTCGGTCCACGACAAACACCTCCTCATAGGGCCCAACAGTCGCGCCGCCGCCCAGATTCGTTGCGTAGATCGCATCGCGCTTGCCGTCGGGCGATACCACCCGAGCTATAATCTGCCTGCTATCCAAGCCAGGGTCACAGGCAGACAGCCCGAGCGCGCTTGCTAGAAGTCCTGCCGAGATGATCCGCGAAAATCTATTCATAGGTCATAGTAGGCTCACGCAGATTATCCGCAATCGGGCGTTCATTGCCATCGCGACCTGGCCTGGAAATGTCCGCTACGGGTCGTTTGCGGTCATTGGCTCAGGGATTTGATGTCTCGGATGCAAACCCCCATTATCACCGCTAATTGAGCGAGGCTCGCCCTCCGCGCGCACCCTTGGAGCGAACAGTTTGCGTATCGAAGTCAACGGCGAGGGGCGGGACACCGCCGCCACGACCATTCTGGGTCTGGTTCAGGAGTTGTCGCTGGACCCGAAGAAGGTGGCGGTCGAGCGCAATCTGGAGATTGTGCCGCGCTCTTTGCACGGCGAAACGGCGCTGGCCGAGGGCGATCGGATCGAGCTGGTGCAGTTCGTCGGGGGCGGGTGAAGCAATACTTTGAACTCCGCTCATCCCGGCGTCCGCCGGGATAACGGGTTGAGAGGGGCAAGCCATCAAATCCGGCAACGGCGCTTCCCCCCGGCGCAGCGTGGCGCTAGGTCAGGGGCATGACCGATACCGCCCCCCGCACCGACAGCTGGACCGTCGCCGGCCGCACCTTCAACTCGCGCCTGATCGTGGGCACCGGCAAGTACCGGGACTATGCCCAGAACGCGGCGGCGGCCGAGGCTTCGGGCGCTGAAATCGTCACCGTGGCCGTGCGCCGGGTGAACCTGACCGATCCGAACCAGCCGGTGCTGACGGACTTCATCGATCCCAGAAAATACACCTATCTGCCCAATACGGCCGGCTGCTTCACCGGCGAGGACGCGGTGCGGACCCTGCGTCTGGCGCGCGAGGCGGGCGGCTGGACCCTGGTGAAGCTGGAGGTTCTGGCGGACCAGCGCACCCTGTTCCCCGACATGGAAGAGACCTTGCGGTCGCTGAAGCTGCTGACCGCTGAGGGCTTCGAGGTCATGGTCTATTGCACCGACGACCCCGTCTATGCGCGCAAGCTGGAGGACGCGGGGGCGGTGGCCATCATGCCGTTGGGCGCGCCGATCGGCTCGGGTCTGGGCGTGCAGAACCCTATCAACATCCGCCTGATCGTCGAGCAGTCCAAGGTGCCGGTCCTGGTCGACGCGGGCGTCGGCACGGCCTCGGACGCCGCCATCGCCATGGAGCTGGGCTGCGACGGCGTGCTGATGAACACGGCCATCGCCGAGGCGCGCGATCCCATCCTGATGGCCAGCGCCATGAGGCATGCGGTGATCGCCGGTCGTGAATCCTATCTGGCCGGGCGGATGAAGAAGCGCCTCTATGCCGATCCGTCCTCGCCGCTGGCGGGTCTGATCTAGGCTGCGACAGGGGCGCGACTTGCTGCATTCCTGATCCGGGCGCACTCTCTTCTCGGCTGTGGGAGAGGGAAGATGCGTTTTGGATTGATGGCCTGCACGGCCATGGCGGCCTGCATGTTCGGGCCGATGGCCGTGGCAGACGCGACGGCGGACAAGGCGGTGCGCGACCTGCTGGAGCAGCCGCAGGTTTGCGGTCCCGGCGGCTCGGCCATCGAGGTCATCCCGACCAACGACATCGTCATGGTCGAGGGCTTCGGCACGGGCGGGTTCAAGATCGATACGGTCAATCCCGAGGCCCAGGCCTGGTTCGACCACGGGGTGAGGCTGCGCTGGGCGTTCGAGCACACCGAATCGGTGCGCGCCTTCCGCAAGGCGCGGGCGCTGGACCCGTCGTGCGGCATGTGCGCCTGGGGCGAGGCCTGGGCCATCGGCCCCAATCTGAACGGCGGCGGTCAGGACAAGGCCTCGATAGAGGCGGCTCGGAAGGCCGCGCGTGACGCCCGCCGTTTGGCTCGCGACGCCACGCCGGTGCAGCGACAGATGATCGACGCCCTGATCCAGCGCTATTCCGGCTCGGAAAAGAGCCGCGCCGACCGCTTCGCTCAGCGCATGGACCGCATCGCGCGTCAGAACCCCGACGACGGCGCCATCGCCAACATCACCGCCGACGCCTGGCTGCTGGCCGCCGACGAATGGTGGGACGACGAGGGCAAGGCGGCTGATCCGGCCATCCCGCGCGCCATGGGCCTGCTGGAGCAGGCGCTGGCCAAGAACCCGAACGATCCGGGCGCGATCCACCTCTATATCCACCTGACCGAGTGGTCGGACGACCCGCACAAGGCCATTCCGTACGGCGAGAAGCTGGCCCTGCTGGCTCCGGCGGCCAGCCATCTGGTGCATATGCCGTCGCATACCTACTACCGCGTCGGGCGTTACCGGGATGCGATGATGTCCAACGTCAACGCCGTGGCGCTGGACCGGCGCTATGACGCCCTGGCCAAGCCGCCGGGCGGGGTGCCGGCGATGCGGCTGCATGGCCACAACATCCACTTCGGCATGGGCGGCGCCCTGATGGCCGGGGGCGGCGAGGAGGGGCTGAAGCTCGCCGACTGGTTCCTGAGCACCTATCCGAACATCGGCGCCCAGGACTACTGGCGGCAGATCGTCGCCAACAACGCCTACGCCCTCTATGGCCGCTTTGGCACGCCCGAGCAGGTGGCGGCGCTGAAGGCGCCGCCGGAGACCCATCCTCTGCTGCGCATCAGCTGGCGCTATGCGCGTGGCGAGGCCGCCGCACGGGCGGGCGACGCGGCCGCCGTTCGTGCCGAGGCCGAGGCCATCAAGACGGTGCGTGAGGCCTCGCAGTTCGTCGGGCCGATGGCCGAGCAGCGTGCGGTCTTTGCGGAGTTGTCCCAGCGGATTCTGGAAGGCCGCGCCGCCATGATCGAGGGCAATGCGACAGCCGCCGTCGCCGCCTTTACGCGCGCGGCGCAGATACAGGCCATGGAAGACGAGGGCGGCGATCCGCCGGTCATCTGGTATCCGACGCGCCGTAGTCTGGCGGCGGCGATGCTGGCCAATGGCGACGCCGCCGGGGCCAAGGCCAAGATCGAGGAACTGCTGAGCGACTGGCCCAGCGATCCCTACAGCTACTTCGTCCTGGCCGAGGCCGAAAAGGCGCTGGGGAACGTCGACGCCGCCGCTGAGGCGACGCGACGTTCTAACATCGAGTGGATCGGCGGCGAGCGGACGCTGGCGGCGGCTTAGTTTTCCACGACGAGGGTTAGCGTTTCGCCGCTTCGATCTGCTTGGCGACTTCGCCGGGTTCGATGCTGGCGCTGGCCTTGCCGTTGATGAAGAAGGTCGGCGTGCCTTGCAGGCCCAGGGTCGCTGCGACGGTGTGGATGTCGGTGACGTGGCGGGTCATCTCGGGCGAGGCGATGGCGGCCTGAGCCTTGGTCATGTCCACGCCTTGCTTGACCAGGATGGCGTCGATGGCGGCGCGGTCCAGGGCGCGCTCGGTCATCAGGGCGTCATAGACCTCCAGATACTTGCCCTGCTGATGCGCGGCGAGCGCGGCGCGCGCAGCGTATTGCGAGGTGACGTCGTCGCCCCGGTCCAGAATCGGCCAGTCCTTGAAGACGAAGCGCACCTCTGGGTGGGCGGCCATAAGGGCGCGGTAGTCGTGGGCCACGGCCTTGCAGCCCGGGCAGCGGAAGTCGAAGAACTCGATCACCGTCACCTTGGCGTCGACGGGGCCGAAGCTGGGGTCGCGCGCGTCGGGGGCCAGCAGGGCCGGGTTGGCCTTGGCGGCGGCGTTGATGGTGTCGACGCGGGCGTTGTCCTCATGCGCCTGACGGGCTTGCAGGACCTCGTCCAGCACCTGGGGGTTCTGGATCAGATAGGCGCGCACCCGCCCGCCGAAGTCGCCGCCGGTCAGGTAGGGGGCCGCCGAGAGGCCCAGGGCCGCGACCGACACAGCCAGAGCGGCGCCGGCAAGCGTCTTGCCTGACAGCGACGACAGGATGCTGCCTTTCGGCGCGGGCGTTGGGGTCAGGGGGGCGTCAGGGCGGGCGTCGTCGGTCATGCGGGTCTCGGTATCAGAAACTGGGCGGCCTTAGCCGTTGGGCAGGATGACGCCGCGATTGGTACGCTGCTCGTTGCGGCGTTCGGCGTCGTCGATGTCTTTTTGCGAAGCGCCCGACGAAAAGACGATGTCGGTGGCGCGGCGCCATTCGATGGAGTTGCGGTCCAGCATGTCGCGGGCGCGCATGGCGAACTGGTTGGCCTGTTCCGTGCGGCCCAGGGCGAACCAGTATTCGGCCGAGGCCAGACGCGCCTCGCCCTCCTTGCCCTGACTGGCGTAGGCCTGACCCAGCAGGCGCCAGGCCAGGGTGTTGTCTTTCTCCAGCGCAACGGCGCGTTTCAGTTGATCGACGGCCGCTTCCAGATTGGCGGCGTCGTTGGTCTCGATCAGGGCGTGAGCCAGATTGATCTTCAGCAGCGGGGCGTCGGGCTTCAGCTCGACGGCCTTCTGATGGGCGCCGATGGCCTCGGCCGGACGGCCTTCCTCGAACAGGATCTGGCCCTTCAGTTCCCAGAAGTAGGGGTTGGCGGGCTGCTCGGTCAGCAGGGCGTCGACCGCATCCAGCGCCTTGTCCGTCTGGCCGTCGCGATACCAGGCGATGGCGCGGGCGTAACGGGCGGGCAGGGAGGTGTCGGACGACGGGTAGTCGCGCAGCGCCGCGTTCGGGGATTCCATGAAGGAGCGGATCTTGGCGACCACCAGGGCGTGCTGGGCCATCCGCTCGGGGCTGTCCTGATGGCTGTAGTGGGGGGCGGCCTCGACGGGACGGCGCAGGGCCTCGATGCGGGCCGAGGACAGGGGGTGGCTGCGGAAATAGGGGTAACGG
Coding sequences within it:
- the thiS gene encoding sulfur carrier protein ThiS, with protein sequence MRIEVNGEGRDTAATTILGLVQELSLDPKKVAVERNLEIVPRSLHGETALAEGDRIELVQFVGGG
- a CDS encoding thiazole synthase, with product MTDTAPRTDSWTVAGRTFNSRLIVGTGKYRDYAQNAAAAEASGAEIVTVAVRRVNLTDPNQPVLTDFIDPRKYTYLPNTAGCFTGEDAVRTLRLAREAGGWTLVKLEVLADQRTLFPDMEETLRSLKLLTAEGFEVMVYCTDDPVYARKLEDAGAVAIMPLGAPIGSGLGVQNPINIRLIVEQSKVPVLVDAGVGTASDAAIAMELGCDGVLMNTAIAEARDPILMASAMRHAVIAGRESYLAGRMKKRLYADPSSPLAGLI
- a CDS encoding NADH:ubiquinone oxidoreductase subunit NDUFA12, producing the protein MLSKIFTWWNGATIGTLFTVGKRGQLVGTDEFGNRYYQSRDNVSYDGRKRRWVIYDGYAEATKVPPEWQGWLRYTYDETPAEKPLPRRAWEKDHLPNMTGTPMAWRPQGSLVNEGKRPAATGDYQAWSPE
- the aroQ gene encoding type II 3-dehydroquinate dehydratase, whose product is MPETLTLYVLNGPNLNLLGVREPDIYGHETLADVQAMCEAAAGGARVVFRQSNHEGQLVDWIQEARSEASALVINPAAFTHTSVALLDALKTLSLPVVECHLSNPAAREAFRHHSYVSLAATGVIAGFGPRSYELAVRAALDLARRAGAQG
- a CDS encoding M48 family metalloprotease, producing MTRLPRVATSAATRVASRLLVSATAAVAVLAAAGSASAQSLIRDTEIEGIIHEWSEPVFVAMGLDPTEVEILLVNDQDLNAFATRGRIMGLNTGLILQTKTPNQLLGVIAHEAGHIKNRHTLRDGAQNAGMQPMIMTMALGALAAIAGAPDAGAALLASSQYFGTLGALRYMQSQEGEADITGARALERAGESGKGMVEFFENFRSQEVFSDQRRYPYFRSHPLSSARIEALRRPVEAAPHYSHQDSPERMAQHALVVAKIRSFMESPNAALRDYPSSDTSLPARYARAIAWYRDGQTDKALDAVDALLTEQPANPYFWELKGQILFEEGRPAEAIGAHQKAVELKPDAPLLKINLAHALIETNDAANLEAAVDQLKRAVALEKDNTLAWRLLGQAYASQGKEGEARLASAEYWFALGRTEQANQFAMRARDMLDRNSIEWRRATDIVFSSGASQKDIDDAERRNEQRTNRGVILPNG
- a CDS encoding DUF2155 domain-containing protein → MTARRLLLVGVAAAGLAVAGAGMASALMDLPQDAVPIQDPVGDALRDANRAPVQAPSPQTPATPASPSTVPTAAPGAPVVVATPEAEIAAVQEDVPPEVEAVAPKPVPEAVATPGRRQRRPVAIIQAIDKVTAESMLFEVEVGGRPVRFNKTLIFSARACEVSASDEQTEDAIAYLEVGVQPRGIAVPTEARQIFKGWMFASSPAISGLQHPIYDAWVVGCKA
- a CDS encoding TSCPD domain-containing protein, producing the protein MRIKARFAPLAATVALEPRRIERPGVVTSMLAPADWSDARVEAWLDWADSLPTDLPQDVAALDEDHAALLGGAADRWAHRLGAWGRELGLFDSADDAETFTDELWASLLLGLAAPGAAERPSADAYLSLSEPGATRRLADLTAARRGARLAAQAAEALSEALAGVADAVDRCQGPRDACADPSANPALARAALTARRCGAGDADIIRAVEGESPVIAAPAPTRHGLTPVLAPRDSIASGGPEAAAVAEAALEGDLALTFTPRDAEALSDAALEARTALHLPALAAFTGEGFDEALDDLSRLWVIALEIETAIGVSADAGRRDAVRPIAIGLSGLADWVLATNADDATALAVSIGARLSAAANAASADLAARLGPCAEWDAVSDEVVDAAAQRGQDVKTLKRGGRRHAAINLFVRDAELELRLGASPFAATDLFQTEDGETERRLRPSLARAIARAGGDVEDAERRLFGRRTLIGAPGVNHSALRDLGFTDVELEAVELALGQTDQLSAVFAPPVLDAGFIGDVLGLSVEDGADLLPRLGFDAAAIEAARASAFGHADLCGWEAAPQALQGLLAADPAAFEAELRRAVEPFSDVPDMTPDLIDWRAGPLQAARALGEAAREGRRAVALRRCAPPAGFRLDLAEPENAPSRRPEPEARTVERVIEKVIERDRTRRKLPDRRKGYIQKAAVGGHKVYIHTGEYEDGELGEIFIDMHKEGAAFRSLMNNFAIAISIGLQYGVPLDEFVDAFVFTRFEPAGRVTGNDSIRSATSILDYIFRELGVSYLERQELANAEPEGNPDGLGAATNDAEPVPAARFISKGFARGAAPDNLVVVPFGRKAETPRDAAPTEAVACPACGDLSLQNRGGGWICDTCGAAPQMQG
- the accC gene encoding acetyl-CoA carboxylase biotin carboxylase subunit, with the translated sequence MFTKVLIANRGEIALRIHRACKEMGISTVAVHSEADRGAMWVRLADESVCIGPAPAAKSYLNIPQIIAAAEITGAQAIHPGYGFLSENARFAEIIEAHGLTFIGPKPDHIRVMGDKITAKKTVMEAGIPVVPGSDGEVETVEAAIEASKTIGFPLIVKAAAGGGGRGMKVALTADDLVEAVQTAQTEAKAAFGNGAVYMERYLQKPRHIEIQVIADSHGNVVHLGERDCSLQRRHQKVLEEAPSPALSAEGRKAIGETVNKAIAAIGYLGVGTIEFLWEDGEFFFIEMNTRLQVEHPVTEMITGVDLVREQIRIAAGLPLSFTQEDIHFEGHAIEVRINAENAETFTPSPGTITDFHAPGGLGVRLDSAIYAGYSIPPYYDSLIGKLIVHGRDREEALARLKRSLGEMVIGGVDTTIPLFQKLLQEPDILSGDYDIHWLEKWAAAQKAKA
- the aat gene encoding leucyl/phenylalanyl-tRNA--protein transferase, which codes for MDEPEFSASSPSSVFGPEALLACYARGVFPMAEARDDPRVFLVEPDQRGVVPLDRFHIPTRLRRTVRGEPYQVRVDTAFNAVLDACAASMPGREDTWINDPIRRLYLELHARGHAHSIECWQDEVLVGGLYGVTLGGAFFGESMFSRARDASKVALVHLVARLRLGGWSLLDAQFLTEHLSQFGAVETPQAAYLRLLKPALRLTPDKSALTAPLTGAEAVTYALQPTTQAS
- a CDS encoding thioredoxin domain-containing protein; the protein is MTDDARPDAPLTPTPAPKGSILSSLSGKTLAGAALAVSVAALGLSAAPYLTGGDFGGRVRAYLIQNPQVLDEVLQARQAHEDNARVDTINAAAKANPALLAPDARDPSFGPVDAKVTVIEFFDFRCPGCKAVAHDYRALMAAHPEVRFVFKDWPILDRGDDVTSQYAARAALAAHQQGKYLEVYDALMTERALDRAAIDAILVKQGVDMTKAQAAIASPEMTRHVTDIHTVAATLGLQGTPTFFINGKASASIEPGEVAKQIEAAKR
- the accB gene encoding acetyl-CoA carboxylase biotin carboxyl carrier protein — its product is MSDDKHKNEGIDAGLIRSLADILNETDLTEIEVERGELRIRVAREITMTAATPIQYAAAPVAQAAPAAAAPAAMPSDPATMVSRKGEEVKSPMVGTAYLQASPEAPQFVKPGDKVKKGQTLLIVEAMKTMNPIQAPRDGVVAEILVGDAQPVEYGEALVLLEA